TTACATTGCATCTAAATTATTGAAATGATATTATTATTCTATCATTAACtcaaaatacatgaaaaatctTATGTAAAATTGTTTGTAAAGTATTATATGGTGGACGCAATTCACTCATAATTGAGTGTTTTGGTTGTAAACCTTAAAATATGTTCAAATAAAAGATGACCTCCTTTACAGGGTTTCGTTTACGTCGTGAGAACTTGTTAATTTGCGAAAAGCCATCTATATGCTGATTTGTTGACAATGCTGTTGTCGTTACTGTGGGGTGAGATTAAATTGTGTTGGTATTCAAGATCTTGGTCATGTTGGTATTTGAGCTATAAAATATCTCCAAAGGCAGTTATATGCTTTTCTGGGTTCTTGTTCAATGTCCAGAAATTGTGTGTAGTTGATGTTCATAAAAAGAGAGCAAATGAGTTAATTGATTAAAATTTGATCGTCATATTTTTGGTTATGTAGTATGTTGACATCCTAGAGTAATAAAAACTATTGGTCCAGTTTGATTTGAAACGAGCATTTGTTGGAATGATCAACTGTTTAAACTTGCTTTATTCCTGGGCATTTTGAATTTCTGAATTTTTGGTTCTGTTCATCAACCTACATGTTTGACCCTTTTCTGTTCTGATGACACACTCGGTGCTTCTGATTCAGCTTTTAATGGAATAGTTACTTTttttattgcagatatcaacAGGCCCTGAAGCACACCAAGTCACTGGTCCTGCAACTCCATTGCAACTCAAGAACTTCATATTGTGTCAACATCTGCAAGATATCCATACACACATGATGTCCACGGTTTCAGGGTTGCCAACTGTTGCTATGGATGTGTTGTCTGTTGCTCTTGGTACATTGTATGAAGTTGCTGGTGATTCGGTGGCCTCCTTATTTCAAGCCATGCTCGAGCGTCTTGAATCTTGCATCTTGCAGATTCATGAACAGAATTTTGCCACTCTTGGCATAGATGCTGCTATCGACAACAATGCATCTCCTTACATGGAAGAGTTGCAAAAAAGTATTGTTCACTTTCGGACTGAATTTTTGTCCAGACTTTTGCCTTCATCAGGAGCTATTTCCCGTGGCACAGAAACTATATGCACGAGGCTTGTAAGAAGCACTGCATCGAGagttttgatattttttattagGCAAGCATCTCTTGTTAGGCCATTATCTGAATCAGGAAAGCTGAGAATGGCGAGAGACATGGCTGAAATTGAATTAGCAGTTGGCCAAAACTCGTTTCCAGTGGAACAACTTGGTGCTCCATATCGTACCCTTCGAGCATTTCGCCCTGTTATTTTCCTGGAAACATCTCAGCTCAGTTCTTCACCACTCCTGCAAGATCTTCCCCCGAGTGTCATACTTCACCATCTGTATTCACGAGGCCCTGAAGATTTACAGTCACCTCTACAAAGGAACAAGCTCTACAAAGGAACAAGCTTACACCTATTCGGTATTCGTTGTGGATGAACTCACAAGGGGACGATCAGATATGGAAAGAGATAAAAGCATCTTTAGACGATTATGCTGCAAAGGTAAGGGCACGAGGAGATAAGGAGTTCAGCCCTGTCTATCCTGTTATGCTGAAAATTGGGTCATCATTAACCGGAAATGAATCAAAATTTTGGCAAATGTTGAATTGAAGCAAGCAATTTGTCCATGAATCTTGCAGCCAGCAGTTTTGGCTCTAAAAATACAGCTAACTACTGGTACACTATATTTCCCATTTCAATAATGTCTTCCAATTCCTCTTACTACTATACGATTTTGTATCACATGAGTCGAGTTCCAAATCTTTTTTCTGTAACAGCATTCTCCTTAGTTTTTGTGAAAGTTGACTACGCTACATTAAATTGTTGAATTTGTGTTAAACACATGTTCTGAATCTATTAACCTGTACATGATCCCTGTTTTTTTGCTGGAGAAATTTAGTAATACAAAGTTTGATTCAATTTCATAGATGTGTCTTTATTTGTTATTCTGTTTATGTTTGCTCCAGTTTCTGACTGAATTATAGATCTCTTACCAGTTTCTTCTGGGGCGAAAAAACTAAAACATTTTGCAtattctaagagtattattttttattgtgaacatcggtagggttgacccgtctcacatataaagattcgtgagatcgtctcacaagagacctactctttttttttttaagttgtcCGTGGATGAAAGTATTTCTAGCTAATGATTCATATCAGTGAATTTTAAAtccatttgaaagaatttatgtgggatgaatttcaaattcatttatTCATCGATGCAGATTGAACGATAATTACGATTGATATTCATTCTTCAAGTATCTCCTCAAATCAAATACTTCATTCCAAATCTGAATCTGTCTCCCAATTAAATATTATCTTTTCATCTACATTATCTGATTTTCATATCATTTATAAATATGATGACATGTAATTATTTCAGCATCTATGCTCGTTTATCTAATATACCTTAATTAAAAGTATAATGAGCCCCCGTGAAATGGCAAACCAACATCCATATAAATACAAATCTAGGTATATCATTTGATGGGTCACAAATTTTACATCGATCAATGTAAAATGTTGGAGAAAAAACGTGTAATAAGAATTATTTTCGGCATCTTTTGATTCTTTTCCGTCAAACTTAAAGAACATTACTTAATTTCTTCAAACATATATCCCTCCTCATATTAATACCTCTAGGTATCCTGAGTTACGAGCAAGGAGGAAGAGTACTTTTCAAGGACAAAGAGCTGAATCAAGAAAAACCTACCGTCACTTTTcctccattagtttcaaagaaagaaaatggGGAAAAGATCTAAAACTCGATCTCCCGAGAAAATATCTAAGCATGAAAAGAAACCACCACTAAATAACTCGATCAAGATTCTGAGGCCTAAAGTTTACATCACAAGTTCTAACAACTTCAAGGATCTCGTTCAAGAACTTACCGGAAACACAAGCACGTCTCCTGTTTCGTCCCCGCCTCCTTCACTATCTGCATCTCATCCATCTCGACAAGTTCTACCCTTTATACAGATTGAAGATCACGCATATCAAGAACTCAGCCTCGATTTATCGTTTGATTCGTCATGTTTTAACACCCCTTTAGAGGGTTCACCTGATTTACAGATGCGGCCTCCCGAATCTTTGAACTATGTGTTAGAAGATTCAGAATCAGGCAGCCAAAAGAATGTGGATACGTACTCACCGGAGTATGGAGATTTAGAGTCGTTTTTGATGGAGATGGATTCGAGTTCCTCGTGTGATGCATGTTGTGATTATGGGATGATTCAACCAGAGGTCTGtgtttatgattatgatttatcCACCTTGATTTGATTCATAAATGGTACATATAATTGTAATTATCAAGTGTGTAATGGTGCTTGTGATTAACTTTATGATAATAGTGTACATGTTTGTAAAAACTGAAGCAATTAGTGCAATATTCATGATGTTCATCGTTGCTAGATCCTATAATTGTCGGCTCAAGGGGTTAAATATGATGTGTGGTTAATATGCACTTTTTTTGTATGTAATTAATATGTACTTATGCCACTTCTAATTTGGAGCTTCTTTCATGTAATTATTCCTTTTTAAACGAACTTTAAGTaggaaaaaatgttttttttttgtttttgttgttatgTGTTTCTCTTTATTAATTTTGTAGtttatattgtcaaattttattcttattaatctcttatttctattttttgataattttaatcatttttttaatatgatGCTGTTGGTATGCTATATATGAATGACACATTAAAACTCCAgatgaaaaaattaaaattagtaaaaataaaaaattacataattaaaattgaaatttgataaaaatcttaaagtgaaaaatatataagataaaaatgaattttttttttattttattgaatcaATTGGACATGTATGTAACTTATCAAATGATTAGTTACAAAATAACCATTTTACCTGTATTGAAAACAATCTAGAAGATGAAAGTTCTCTTGAACTAAAAATactataaattattaaaatatattaccgAAATAAACATTcgaattattaaaatatattaaatgttgcgatttaatattaatatttgcaTTCTGGACCGCTGTTTGAAATGAGGTGGCACTCGCAAAATTGCCAACTCAAAATGGAAACTGGTAGGCCATTTTCGAACCAGAAACATTCTAATGGCCCTGATTTCTGGTTCTGCTTCATCTCTACATCCAAGACCAATAACTTCCTACAAGATTCATAAACTCAAACATGTGATTAAGCCAATTGAAGCTGCGATTCCAGGCTCTTTGAAGGCGGCTGCTCTTTCTGAGGGAACCGACCGCAGAGTTTCGGAGGAGGAGCCCTCTACTTACTCTGGTGAATTTTTCTGTCGCATATGAATTTGCGTTTGATCGGAAGAAATTTGATGCTGGCTTTAATATTTGAATTCGAAATGGTTTGGTTCTGATAATAATTAATGAAACGAAGTTTCTAGGTTACCACTAAACAGAGTAGAAAGCTTAATCGAGTAAAATTTCATTTGTTGATTTATCCTATGCTAGTCAGACGATGATAATAAATTGACGAATTAGCGTATAATTTCATTTATTATAGAATTCGGTTTAATGAGACCATAAATATTTTATACGGTGAAAAAAAGAGGAAAATAGGGTTGTTTGTTTACTATATAGATGGTGAGTGGATACAACAAAACTCAGGGTTCGAAAACTAAATATATCTAATGTTGCTAAGATGATTCTGCTGAAATACGTACATTATCTTTGTTGATTCAATGATCTCAAATGTAAGGGCCATCCACCTCTGCTCGGATGCAGCTGGATCTCTTGGAACAACTCACTTCTACTGCGGGACAAGGTTTTAGTTGGCCTTCTTTATAAAACATTGGCAACGTATTTTACCATCGTCTTCCAATTCTAGCTTTATCTGATAATTGACGACCAGGTTACGAGAGCGATGGCAGCTCGGGTAAACCGACAATACGCGAACAACTCGCTAATTTGTTTGGAGAACGGGATGATGATTTTACGATCCCGTTAGGTAAGAATCTTAAGAAAGTGACTCCAAAGTTCTTGACTACATCACAGAAGAGAAACATCAGAAGGCAGTCGTATATGGACCAAGTATCTCAGAGGAACGACGCCGTCTTCTTCGCCACCATAGGTGCTTTTGTTATcctcccacctgttgttatacTAGGTGTAGCTATTGCAACTGGTTATGTGCAACTTTTTCCTTGATGTACTGTACAGATAACTCACTTTTACTTGCATCAATATGGGATCGTTTGCCTTAGCAACAATACAAGCATTACTACATTATATCTGATGTTGTTCATTCTAACCACTGATATATCTACTTCGTTACTATATAGAATTGAATTCAATATGTATAGATTTTGATTTTACGAGAGATAGATAAATCAAACATGTTCATATTCAATAATTATGCaactgaaatcgtttcaattTAATTGAAGCAGAGTCGTGTTAATGTTGGCCGGTGACTTAATTTATTTATACTGAAAGTATGTGAAATTCAAACCATATTCTTCTTCCGTGCACGCAACATTAATTCTATGGTTCTATCAAATCATATATCCTATAAATCTAACGAGGGATATTTTTCTAATTTACAACAATTGCTCATTAATTGATAAAATGGATCATTAAACAATTAATTAGCCTTTTTCATGTTTTTGTTGAATTACATGACTAATTGCAttaccttttttttttcctcctCGTCCATAGACTTACTTTTTTTCTTGAAGCTAGTTGATCGAACCTTAATTTAACAAGAGTTATGTTACAAGTTATATAGTGCATTTGAAATTACAAAATTATCTTAGTTcgaaagattttttttaaaaaataaaatggatgaataattttgtaattttaaatatattttgttaTATATTCAATTTATACATATGATAAGAGTGGCTATTGGATTAATGGGTTGCTTCAACTTAAAGTCAGCACATATAAATCGACGAATGCCTAAACTGCTGTGCTATTTTCATCATAGAACAACAATTGCTGGACAAATATACGGCTGTTACCCATACGTAGGATCACCGGAAAATAGTGAAAATTGAGTTTCAACGCGATTATTGTGTTGATATTTACACCAATTATGCTCAGTAGAATAAATAGAATTTATgttcattaattaatttatattttcgtttttcgaattatttattataatacgCAGTTGTAGttcttaaaacaaaaaaattgaaaaatagataataaaattttgttataaTGAAAAACATTGTAATATTTATCACATCAATTGTTATTTATGGATCTCTGTGCATGACACATAACACGATTTCTCAAATTGGAGGATATCTGTCGCTGTGGAATGGTAAAGTGATGCATAGAGGACATGCAAACGTCGCGTCGCGTCTGTCAATTATTTTGCGTAATTAAATCTTATACATGCATGTTATGGTTCTttgaattttctaaaaatgcgCCTTTACttgtgataattaatttctATTATAATTATATGAACATATGATCTGATCCTCTCTTTTAGTTCATCTTCAACGAATGCATACTCGATCCTCGCATGTTCGTGGCCAATATATACAATGAAGGTACGTATATGTTACATAATCTTATCGAACACACGCAAAAAATAAAATCTATTTCTTGAGTTTTCATGTATTTGAATTGATCAACGAAATATTTCGTtataatttgattaattttgCAGCAAAAGATTGTGGTGAAGGTGTCGATGCACGATAAGAAATCTCGTTCCAAGGCCCTCAAAATTGCGGTCAGCTTATCAGGTAGTAACACAATATTTTCCCTCCGTTGTGTTTTTGTTCAATTAACACGATGATTTTTTTGACCAAGATATATAGTTTCAAAAAAGTAGGATTTAACTAAATCTAATCTGAATTCCTTGTTTCGTAATGCAAAGgttaatttgatttttaatcatttgatcaaattaaacatttttaaaatatcaactGTTCTTAATTTTTTCAATTCAAAGATAATTAACGATGTGTTCTAATGTTTTAAGGACAAATTTCAGTGCTAATGATCAAAATTTAGTTCTTTGAGTATATGTACTCTAAATTTGGAGTACTGTTTTAGGTGTTGAATCGGCGGCAATAACAGGACAGAGAAAGGACCAGGTGGAGGTGGTCGGAGATGGAACCGACGCAGCGGAGCTGGTTCGGTTGTTGAGGAAGAAGGTAGCACATGCAGAGCTGGTGAGCGTCACCGAGGCAAAGACAGAACTGCCCAAGTTTGAAGCCCTAATTAACCCACAACCGCTGCCGATGGCTGTGTGGTACCCTCCAGCGCCGCCACCTTATAATTGTCATACTCATTGCCCAAGCCATGATCCCTTCTGCAACATCATGTGACATTTTTAATctccctatatatatatatatatatatatatatatatatatatatatatatatgtatatatggtaaaACATCATTGTCACTTTaaatgaaattattgtttttcaattgtTGACCATATCAAACAGGTTCACTCATAATGAGCAATGATAgttaaggaatttaataattaataagtaACATTAATAACCTTAATTTTAGATTTTTATaacaataattattattaagaCGAGATAAATGTATACAAATTAAACTACTAAGAAATTGGAGAgtttattaataaatataaagtTTTTAgtagtattttttaaataataatataagtataaaatatattatttgaagTTCACAAAAATCATCAATGATAATTTTTGGcttatttttatgaaaaaatcAACGACGGTATCTAAAAGAAATGTTGGAGTCTAATGatatatagataaaaaaaaattatgaaattgtttaaaaaaattgacaCAAATGAGTAAAAAAAGAGCGGACAAGATATTCCCACAAATAATTCTTAATATAATGTTATCATAACTAAATTGAAAGTTATGTTGTTGTAACTGGAATCACCAGTTGTGATGATGATATATGATACACCGTGTGACACTTTAGATTACTTGAGAGTGgttgtatttttttcttttttctttagacaaaatattaatatttcaaTAAACATCACAATATAAAAAAAGATGAATAAATATAACTATTAGAAAAAAAAAGTTAGGTATCTGTAATATCTATGTATCGTTCAAGTCAATTAAGTTAAAATTCGTAATGCTTATTTATCATTCAACTCAATTAACTTACATAAAATAAGTGGCTGATTTCAATTATTAATTTGAGGTAATGAATCCATGTTTAGTAAAATTTCAGTAAATGAAGTTTTCTTAATTAGTCAGTTATTCTAAGCAAATATATCTGTGAATGAAGTATTTGTTTAGTTTATTTTCAATTCTTATGTCTaaatatattattgttttttttcttcCCAAAATACAATTCATGTTAACATGTTTTCTTTAActaatattatgttttattatttCTTTGCATAACTAATTGATTAACAAAATGTGGTTTTGAAAGATGTTGAAATTACGATATTCATATGGTGATAGTTTAGAATATAAGCTAGCATTAATAATTGTTGTCACacgtttttatttatttcaaaaattataattaagtACTATTTTAGATATTTAAGATGCAATGTTTTTAATTTCATGAACATAATTGTCAATTAATTGATGTAATGAGTAGAAAAATATCAATATCATATACCAAATGTTTTCTTACACTCTtatattgattaattaataaaaatttattcatataatTCTATTTACACTCttatattgcttaattaattcaAATACATTCATATATTATATTGTAATGTTAGTTCAATTTAGTATTTAATATGATAAATCATTATTTCTAATTCTTATTATTAGTTTGAATTTatcttttttcaaataaaatgtcTGACGGATTGGATCACGTTTTtccatgaataaataaattggtGATTATGATGTTTTGTAGTTATTTTTTGTACTGATGTAAATAATAGATACGTCAGAAATCAATtagcttttttttttaataaaaaagttTATAATTAAGATGGGAGGAAGTTgcattcagaaaaatcatcccaACAACCAAAATGGATTTGAAACAATAAGTTTtagagtaggtttcttgtgagacgatatcacgaatctttatctgtgagacgagtcattcctaccgatattcacaataaaaagtaatactcttaacataaaaagtaatactttttcatggatgtctCAAATaaagatctgtatcacaaaatacgatctgtgagacagtctcacacaagtttttgcctaagtTTTAATTCTTTGTTTAAAGAATACTCAATCTGAATATatacaccaaaaaaaaaatctgaataTATACACCCCTAACTTTATCTACACATTATAGGAAACAGGGACCTTGTTTTGTGTGGATTCATCCCAAAATTCGACTTTCTTAGaatcttttaatttaataaattgatTACTCGAATTCGATGTAGAGCAAAAACCTTAGACCATCTCCAATCATGGCACCACATTGGTGCCACACCATTGTGGTGCCATGACTTTTCACTCCAATCCAGCACCAAAACTGCTTTATTTATTTCTGTTTAACATAAAACAGaaatattaatattgaaaaaaaatattcttggAATATTCTATTGTAGTGTAAAATGTAATGCAATGTGGTTGGAGATGATTTTAGTGTAACACCAATGTAGTGCAGAATGTAGTACAGTAGATTGGAGATGGCCTTACTATCCTCTAGCGAAAAAAATCTTTTTGTTTCCGTCGataatgttttttaaaaaagggGAAAAAGTCAGAAGATTTATAAGAAAAAGGAATAAAGGTGCATGATCAGTTGAGGAATGGATTCCTGTTGCTATCAGGTTTGACCTTTTTCAAAATCCCATCTTTTCACGAGGCCAATTATGTAAAGCAATGGTGACATATATCGTCTTCTTGTTAAATAGACCGCACAAGATTTTAGTTGCAAGTGCTTACACTTGCTAAAGCCCATCAACTTCAGCGTAAAAACGAACCGAATCGAACCCATTATTCTTTCGACTCAGAAAGTCAAATTATCAGTTAATGCTTCCACACAAATTCATCTCGACATTGTGAAAGTGGGTCCGCGTGCATTTAATAATTCGAGCGAGTTTCAATAATGCCTGCTAGGATCATAGACAGTCAGTACTTaaattttatgtatttattCTAGTATATGAGATATCGTTTCATAAATGAGGTCTTGATGTCTCGATGAACCCAATATTAAAAGACTATGTAATAGATACAGTGTCAGGGAGTGGATTATATGCATATGTGGAAACATATATAACCACCAAGTTTTACTCAAGACTTTTGAGATTTAACACGATCTTGGGATCATCCCTTTACATTTAAATTCTTGCGTGATCTTAGCCGTCTTTATGCCCTCGATGATCTTCCATGtgacaatatttataatttaatgtaTAATTTAGATTCAAAAACCTGCCGGAAATGAATTTAAACATGATATtgtgaataataataatgataaagtTCATGGGAAGAGCAAAGTGGGAACTGGATTTCAAGAAGTTGACTCGAATTTGTgggtgcaattcttaaaaagctGCGTGGAGATTGATGCCGAATCTCGAGAAAACTTCGTCGTCATGGCCGAGTCCaaaacaaaatttaatttccaaaactctgaatcTTGAGTGCAATACGGGTCCCTCTTGTATGCAAAAGAACAACCATCCGTTCTAAAGCATGGAGGACCCTCTCCAGAATGGCCACATGCTATTTGTCAACACACCCATGCTATTTCtaaattcaattattttaatCAGCGCAAAATCTTGATCAATACCATTCACCGCAGTGTCAAAAATGGCAGGAGACGGGCTGACTAATAACCCATCATAACTCGCCATTAGACAAGTCGGGATGTTACAACTTAAACCACTTATTTTATACGGTGGAG
The genomic region above belongs to Primulina eburnea isolate SZY01 unplaced genomic scaffold, ASM2296580v1 ctg808_ERROPOS3000000+, whole genome shotgun sequence and contains:
- the LOC140822362 gene encoding LOW QUALITY PROTEIN: conserved oligomeric Golgi complex subunit 5-like (The sequence of the model RefSeq protein was modified relative to this genomic sequence to represent the inferred CDS: deleted 2 bases in 1 codon), with protein sequence MIENLLERISRDTDVKGVPPALSSEGKEQMIAAIKIFETTFLSLCLSQLSDLVNSVFPMPSRGSIPSKVHILRILSCIQEEIEAVQMNARLTLLVLHEISKALLLLAERSEHQISTGPEAHQVTGPATPLQLKNFILCQHLQDIHTHMMSTVSGLPTVAMDVLSVALGTLYEVAGDSVASLFQAMLERLESCILQIHEQNFATLGIDAAIDNNASPYMEELQKSIVHFRTEFLSRLLPSSGAISRGTETICTRLVRSTASRVLIFFIRQASLVRPLSESGKLRMARDMAEIELAVGQNSFPVEQLGAPYRTLRAFRPVIFLETSQLSSSPLLQDLPPSVILHHLYSRGPEDLQSPTKEQALQRNKLTPIRYSLWMNSQGDDQIWKEIKASLDDYAAKVRARGDKEFSPVYPVMLKIGSSLTGNESKFWQMLN
- the LOC140822346 gene encoding uncharacterized protein; the encoded protein is MALISGSASSLHPRPITSYKIHKLKHVIKPIEAAIPGSLKAAALSEGTDRRVSEEEPSTYSGPSTSARMQLDLLEQLTSTAGQGYESDGSSGKPTIREQLANLFGERDDDFTIPLGKNLKKVTPKFLTTSQKRNIRRQSYMDQVSQRNDAVFFATIGAFVILPPVVILGVAIATGYVQLFP
- the LOC140822363 gene encoding heavy metal-associated isoprenylated plant protein 46-like, producing MKQKIVVKVSMHDKKSRSKALKIAVSLSGVESAAITGQRKDQVEVVGDGTDAAELVRLLRKKVAHAELVSVTEAKTELPKFEALINPQPLPMAVWYPPAPPPYNCHTHCPSHDPFCNIM